In one Candidatus Binatia bacterium genomic region, the following are encoded:
- a CDS encoding glycosyltransferase family 2 protein yields the protein MRLSVIIPVHNAGQFLDRCLESVRRSSFRDYEGIAVNDASTDQSQNIARTHGATLVALDQNGGPARARDRGAERPRGEILL from the coding sequence ATGAGGCTGTCGGTCATCATCCCAGTTCATAACGCAGGACAGTTTCTCGACCGCTGCCTCGAGAGCGTGCGGCGATCGAGTTTTCGGGACTACGAAGGCATTGCCGTGAACGACGCATCCACCGACCAGTCGCAAAACATCGCCCGCACACATGGCGCAACGCTGGTAGCCCTCGACCAGAATGGTGGACCGGCACGGGCCCGTGATCGCGGAGCCGAGCGGCCCCGAGGTGAGATCTTGCTGTGA